Proteins from a genomic interval of Pirellulales bacterium:
- a CDS encoding sialidase family protein, translated as MMRPLVTIATNCFALFVVLAAQDAAAIEVENVDVYRVPGRFGGWPANHGIWSWGDEILVGFGAGYYQDLGPERHNIDHGKPEEHLLARSLNGGRTWKIENPAEQGVLIPVGKALHGVTPPGLVEKPWQDCPGGIDFTHPDFAMTLRMTDADIGPSRFHYSTDRGHTWKGPFRLVLANNTGLEIAARTDYIVNGRDDCLLFLTAAKTDHEEGRVLCARTKDGGKTWNFVSWVGPEPTGFSIMPSTVRLGPAELLTALRHHEGPKKWIDLYRSLDDGGSWQSAGIGAPDTGEGNPASMIRLKDGRVCLTYGYRKAPYGMRARLSSDGGRSWGKEIILREDGGGRDVGYPRSVQRADGHVVTTYYYHDQPKSDRYIAATIWDPDNVEQ; from the coding sequence ATGATGCGACCGCTCGTGACAATCGCTACCAATTGTTTCGCCTTGTTCGTAGTGCTCGCTGCGCAGGATGCGGCGGCCATCGAAGTCGAAAACGTTGACGTCTATCGCGTGCCCGGTCGCTTCGGAGGCTGGCCGGCCAATCACGGCATCTGGTCGTGGGGCGACGAAATTCTCGTTGGCTTCGGCGCCGGGTATTATCAGGACCTTGGCCCCGAGCGGCACAACATCGATCACGGCAAGCCCGAGGAGCATTTGCTCGCTCGCAGTCTGAACGGCGGCCGTACCTGGAAGATCGAGAATCCCGCCGAGCAAGGCGTGTTGATCCCGGTTGGTAAGGCGCTCCACGGAGTCACGCCGCCCGGCCTGGTGGAAAAGCCGTGGCAAGACTGTCCCGGCGGGATCGATTTCACGCATCCCGACTTTGCCATGACGCTGCGCATGACCGATGCGGACATCGGGCCATCGCGCTTCCACTATTCGACGGACCGTGGTCATACCTGGAAGGGACCATTCCGCCTGGTGCTAGCCAACAACACGGGTCTCGAGATCGCTGCTCGAACGGATTACATCGTCAACGGCCGGGACGACTGCTTGCTTTTCCTGACTGCCGCCAAGACGGATCATGAGGAAGGGCGCGTGCTCTGCGCCCGCACGAAGGATGGCGGTAAGACCTGGAACTTTGTCTCGTGGGTCGGGCCGGAGCCGACGGGCTTTTCGATCATGCCCTCGACCGTGCGGCTGGGCCCGGCCGAGCTGCTGACAGCGTTGCGACATCACGAGGGGCCGAAGAAGTGGATCGACCTCTACCGATCGCTCGATGACGGCGGAAGCTGGCAGTCGGCCGGCATCGGCGCGCCGGACACGGGCGAAGGAAACCCAGCCAGCATGATCCGGCTGAAAGACGGCCGCGTCTGCCTGACGTACGGCTATCGCAAGGCCCCCTACGGGATGCGCGCCCGTCTCAGCAGCGACGGGGGCCGCAGTTGGGGTAAGGAGATCATTCTCCGCGAGGATGGCGGCGGTCGGGACGTCGGCTATCCACGTAGTGTGCAGCGCGCCGACGGGCACGTGGTAACGACCTACTACTATCACGATCAACCGAAAAGCGATCGCTATATTGCGGCCACGATCTGGGACCCCGACAATGTGGAGCAGTAG
- a CDS encoding NAD(P)-dependent oxidoreductase, producing the protein MPNLRGKTMFITGASRGIGKAIALRAARDGANIVIAAKTTEPHPKLAGTIFTAAEEMVAAGGQALPLAVDVRQEEQVADAVEQAVKKFGGIDILVNNASAISLTPTTATPMKRYDLMHQVNVRGTFLCSQKCIPHLAKSDNAHILNLSPPLNMEAKWFAGHVAYTMSKFGMSMCVLGMAAELAEQGIAANALWPRTVIWTAAVENLLAPHARPFCRKPEIMGDAAYAILTSDSRKCTGNFFIDEDLLRARGVTDFDQYATEPGNQLQPDFFID; encoded by the coding sequence ATGCCCAATTTGCGCGGCAAAACCATGTTCATCACCGGTGCCAGTCGTGGGATCGGCAAGGCGATCGCCCTGCGCGCCGCGCGTGACGGCGCGAATATCGTCATCGCGGCGAAGACCACCGAGCCCCATCCCAAGCTGGCCGGAACGATCTTCACCGCCGCAGAAGAGATGGTGGCGGCGGGCGGGCAAGCTCTGCCTTTGGCGGTCGACGTGCGCCAAGAGGAGCAAGTGGCCGATGCCGTCGAGCAAGCGGTCAAGAAATTCGGCGGCATCGACATCCTCGTCAATAACGCCAGCGCAATTTCGTTGACGCCCACGACGGCCACGCCCATGAAGCGTTACGACTTGATGCACCAGGTCAACGTGCGCGGGACATTCCTCTGCTCGCAGAAGTGCATTCCGCACCTGGCCAAGAGCGACAACGCGCACATCTTGAACCTCTCGCCCCCTTTGAATATGGAAGCCAAGTGGTTCGCCGGCCATGTGGCTTACACGATGAGCAAGTTCGGCATGAGCATGTGCGTCTTGGGCATGGCGGCCGAACTGGCCGAACAGGGGATCGCCGCCAACGCCCTTTGGCCGCGCACCGTGATCTGGACCGCGGCGGTCGAAAACCTGCTGGCCCCGCACGCGCGGCCTTTCTGTCGCAAGCCAGAAATCATGGGAGACGCGGCCTATGCGATCCTCACCAGCGACAGCCGAAAATGCACGGGCAACTTCTTTATCGACGAAGACCTGCTCCGTGCCCGCGGCGTGACCGACTTCGATCAATACGCCACCGAGCCGGGCAACCAACTGCAGCCCGATTTCTTTATTGATTGA